The Streptomyces armeniacus genomic interval ACCCGATGCACTCCGAAGTCTCGTTCACCGTGCGGCACTTGATGGTCAGCAAGGTGCGCGGCCGGTTCGGCCGCTTCCAGGGCACCGTCGAGACGCGCGAGAACGTGGCCGACTCCGAGGTCGCCGTCACGGTCGACGCGGCGTCGGTCGACACCGGTGAGCCGCAGCGCGACGAGCACGTACGCTCCGCCGACTTCTTCGACGTGGAGAACCACCCGGAATGGAGCTTCCGGTCCACGGGCCTGCGCGCCGGCGGCGACGCGTACCAGCTCGACGGCGACCTGACGATCAAGGGCACCACTCGTCCCGTGACGTTCGCGCTGGAGGTCAACGGCTTCGGCCCGGACGGGATGGGCGGCCACCGCGCGGGGTTCTCCGCCTCGA includes:
- a CDS encoding YceI family protein, producing MTSPASQDIPGYAVGTWDIDPMHSEVSFTVRHLMVSKVRGRFGRFQGTVETRENVADSEVAVTVDAASVDTGEPQRDEHVRSADFFDVENHPEWSFRSTGLRAGGDAYQLDGDLTIKGTTRPVTFALEVNGFGPDGMGGHRAGFSASTTVDRNDFGVDIRMPLDGGGVVLSDKVQVNLEIAAALRQP